From a single Gimesia fumaroli genomic region:
- a CDS encoding PSD1 and planctomycete cytochrome C domain-containing protein, translated as MPARLRDRLFSFVKKQSPSGLLIAAVVLTVSQLSAAEKQPNQQEIQFFEAKIRPLLIKHCYDCHGADAQESGLRVDTFKGIAKGGKAGSLLVPGKPDQSLLITAVKYQASDLQMPPDEKLSKQEIEDLTNWVKMGAPYPNADLSLLRASSEKGKYDLEKERQFWSFQPVKKPALPAVKHKDWVKTPIDQFVLSKLEQAGLTPAKPADKRTLIRRTTFDLTGLPPTPEEIEDFLNDTSPQAFEKVVDRLLASPHYGEHWGRHWLDIARYADSNGLDENIAFGNAWKYRDYVVNALNKDKPYDLFLKEQLAGDLLEPAKDVAERNERLVATGFLSLGPKVLAEVDETKMEMDIIDEQINTIGVSLMGMTLGCARCHDHKFDPISAHDYYGLAGILKSTKTMEHYKKIARWHENSLATKEELKEQAEWDKKIKTEEEKIAALVKSENERLKKEGGKDFKLPKKPEPSYSKEAKAELKTLRDQVASLKKERPEVPTALGATEREIIDVPIHIRGSHLTLGETVPRHVPVVLSPQPEKPFSKETSGRLKFAEWLTSREHPLTSRVFVNRVWRWHFGKGIVATPDNFGKLGAKPTNQALLDWMAANFMEKGWSIKDLHRMILLSNTWRMSSEFNEKAATVDPDNNLLWRVDVRRLDAESIRDSILAVSDGLDLTMGGSLLTVENRAFVFNHESKDAVTYDFDRRSLYLPVIRNHLFGMFMLFDYADASVLNGNRSSTTVAPQALFLLNSHLVEEASQRMADTILSQTALSPEQKIQHLFLKSFGRLPSELEVSKSLQFLDELEKDLQAEQSDSEKRIHRSWQVLCQSIFASSEFIYLR; from the coding sequence ATGCCTGCTCGTTTACGAGATCGTTTGTTTTCTTTCGTAAAAAAACAGTCTCCCTCCGGGTTATTGATCGCAGCCGTTGTGCTCACTGTTTCTCAACTCTCCGCTGCTGAGAAACAACCGAATCAGCAAGAGATTCAATTTTTTGAAGCCAAGATCCGGCCGCTCTTAATCAAGCACTGCTACGACTGTCATGGGGCAGACGCGCAGGAGTCCGGGTTACGCGTTGATACATTCAAAGGCATCGCCAAAGGTGGTAAAGCCGGCTCGCTGTTGGTTCCCGGGAAACCGGACCAGAGTCTGCTGATCACGGCGGTCAAATATCAGGCTTCCGATTTACAGATGCCACCCGATGAAAAACTCAGTAAGCAGGAAATCGAGGATCTGACCAACTGGGTCAAGATGGGCGCGCCTTATCCCAATGCAGATTTGAGTCTGCTCCGAGCGTCCAGCGAGAAAGGAAAATACGATCTGGAAAAGGAACGCCAGTTCTGGTCCTTCCAGCCGGTTAAGAAGCCGGCATTGCCTGCTGTCAAACACAAGGACTGGGTGAAAACTCCGATCGACCAGTTCGTATTATCGAAACTGGAACAGGCAGGATTGACGCCTGCGAAACCGGCTGACAAACGGACGTTGATTCGCCGGACCACCTTTGATTTAACCGGCTTGCCGCCGACACCCGAAGAGATAGAGGACTTCCTGAACGATACATCGCCTCAGGCATTCGAGAAAGTTGTGGATCGTCTGTTAGCGTCACCACATTACGGTGAGCATTGGGGGCGGCATTGGTTAGACATTGCCCGCTATGCCGATTCCAATGGTCTGGACGAGAACATTGCCTTTGGGAATGCCTGGAAATATCGGGATTACGTCGTAAACGCGCTGAATAAAGATAAGCCATATGACCTGTTTCTCAAAGAACAGTTGGCCGGTGATCTGCTGGAACCCGCGAAGGATGTTGCTGAGCGTAACGAACGCCTGGTTGCCACCGGGTTCCTGTCACTGGGCCCCAAAGTGCTCGCGGAAGTCGATGAAACCAAAATGGAAATGGATATCATCGACGAGCAGATCAACACGATTGGCGTCTCTCTGATGGGCATGACGTTGGGCTGTGCCCGCTGCCACGACCATAAATTCGATCCGATTTCGGCTCATGATTATTACGGTCTGGCGGGCATCTTGAAAAGCACCAAAACAATGGAGCATTACAAGAAGATCGCCCGCTGGCACGAGAACTCACTTGCCACAAAAGAAGAGCTCAAGGAGCAGGCCGAGTGGGACAAGAAGATCAAAACAGAAGAAGAGAAAATCGCCGCTCTGGTGAAGTCTGAGAATGAGCGTCTGAAGAAAGAGGGCGGCAAAGACTTTAAACTGCCGAAGAAACCTGAGCCCTCTTATTCGAAAGAAGCGAAAGCAGAACTCAAAACACTGCGGGATCAAGTCGCCTCGCTCAAAAAAGAACGCCCCGAGGTTCCCACTGCCCTGGGGGCAACCGAACGAGAAATTATTGATGTCCCGATTCACATTCGAGGCAGCCATCTGACATTGGGAGAAACTGTGCCGCGGCATGTTCCCGTGGTATTGAGCCCCCAGCCTGAAAAACCATTTTCGAAAGAGACAAGCGGCCGTTTGAAATTTGCCGAATGGCTTACGAGCCGCGAGCATCCCCTTACGTCACGGGTTTTCGTGAACCGGGTCTGGCGCTGGCACTTTGGCAAGGGAATCGTAGCGACCCCCGACAACTTCGGAAAACTGGGCGCAAAGCCGACGAATCAAGCTTTGCTCGACTGGATGGCTGCCAATTTCATGGAAAAAGGCTGGTCAATCAAAGACCTGCATCGCATGATTCTGCTTTCCAATACCTGGCGGATGAGTAGCGAATTCAATGAGAAAGCAGCTACCGTTGATCCCGATAATAATTTGCTGTGGCGGGTCGATGTACGACGTTTGGATGCCGAGTCTATTCGTGATTCCATTCTAGCAGTCAGTGACGGCCTGGATCTGACCATGGGCGGCTCACTACTGACGGTTGAGAATCGTGCGTTCGTATTCAATCATGAATCCAAAGATGCAGTCACCTATGATTTTGATCGTCGCTCTTTGTATCTGCCCGTTATTCGAAACCATCTGTTCGGGATGTTCATGCTGTTTGATTATGCAGACGCCAGTGTATTGAATGGGAATCGCTCTTCAACCACCGTGGCACCGCAGGCGCTGTTCCTGTTGAACAGTCACCTTGTTGAAGAAGCATCGCAACGTATGGCGGACACCATTTTAAGTCAGACCGCATTGTCACCGGAACAAAAGATACAACATCTGTTTTTAAAATCGTTTGGGCGTTTGCCGTCGGAATTAGAAGTCAGCAAATCATTGCAGTTCCTGGATGAGCTGGAAAAAGATTTGCAGGCGGAACAATCCGATTCGGAGAAACGTATCCATCGCAGCTGGCAGGTGCTCTGTCAGTCCATTTTTGCATCGAGTGAATTTATCTATCTCAGATAA
- a CDS encoding aminotransferase class V-fold PLP-dependent enzyme, giving the protein MLDQQKRQQDFPSLSERVYLNTAAEGIPPLAVGEAFQQYFQDKLLGMDGRTLHEAQWDAAKALVGQMYGLSSDEVSICSCSSEAFNLAYQALQLKAGDEVIVSDLDFPASYTFGLQPSCPATTKIWKARDWKLRLEDLQELLSDKTRVVSISLVSFFNGFKIPLKEVIQTIRQHSSALIALDVTQALGRIPLDLEDIDLIISSTHKWILSSHGGGLVGVPSAKANEWTVPAGGWFNLKDAFGDQRFDKAESLPGAASFTVGMPNYPAVYAIRAALDYITQTGVEQINQAASPLVEACLEGLKQTSVELISPKESENLAGIIAFRHPEAERIYQHLHSKQIHPMYHAGRIRVALHGYNTMENVETFLRELNVALSKSYVGNAVS; this is encoded by the coding sequence ATGCTGGATCAACAAAAACGACAACAGGATTTTCCCAGTTTGTCGGAACGCGTCTATTTAAATACCGCCGCCGAAGGCATTCCCCCGCTGGCAGTAGGGGAAGCATTTCAGCAGTATTTTCAGGATAAGCTTCTGGGTATGGATGGTCGCACACTGCATGAAGCCCAGTGGGACGCAGCCAAAGCGTTGGTCGGGCAAATGTATGGACTGAGTTCGGATGAGGTCAGTATCTGCTCCTGCAGTTCCGAAGCGTTCAATCTGGCGTATCAGGCATTGCAGCTGAAAGCCGGAGACGAAGTCATCGTCAGCGATCTGGATTTCCCCGCCAGTTATACCTTCGGCTTACAGCCAAGCTGCCCGGCGACGACGAAAATCTGGAAGGCTCGCGACTGGAAACTGCGTCTGGAAGACTTGCAGGAACTTCTCAGCGATAAAACGCGCGTGGTGAGTATCTCGCTCGTCAGTTTCTTCAACGGGTTCAAGATACCGTTAAAAGAAGTCATTCAGACCATTCGCCAGCACTCATCCGCTCTGATCGCTTTGGATGTTACGCAGGCACTGGGACGCATTCCCCTCGATCTGGAAGACATCGATCTGATTATCAGCAGCACTCACAAATGGATTCTCTCTTCACATGGCGGCGGTCTGGTGGGAGTTCCCTCAGCAAAAGCGAATGAGTGGACGGTTCCTGCGGGTGGCTGGTTCAATCTGAAAGATGCTTTCGGCGATCAGCGTTTTGATAAAGCGGAAAGTCTGCCGGGCGCAGCCAGCTTTACCGTGGGCATGCCCAACTATCCCGCCGTGTATGCCATTCGTGCTGCGTTGGACTATATTACCCAGACCGGCGTCGAACAGATCAATCAGGCGGCATCCCCTCTGGTCGAAGCATGCCTGGAAGGTCTCAAGCAGACGTCGGTCGAACTGATTTCACCTAAAGAGTCGGAGAATCTGGCGGGCATTATTGCGTTTCGGCATCCTGAAGCCGAACGCATTTATCAACACTTACACAGTAAACAAATCCATCCCATGTATCACGCAGGGCGAATTCGTGTCGCTCTGCACGGTTACAATACGATGGAAAACGTGGAAACGTTCCTGCGAGAGTTAAATGTGGCATTGTCGAAAAGTTATGTTGGGAATGCGGTGAGTTAA
- a CDS encoding IclR family transcriptional regulator, whose product MSKTLQRTDSRISYRVPALEKGLEVLELLSGISRPLSLTDIADRLGRTKQELFRVMACLNEQGYLIRDANQGYRMSTKLFELGAKHASTEALIARATPHMEALTNELKESCHLNIVVRNKMLVIARVDCDADVSLAVRIGASFKLHERNSGHVALSFLPEEQRQKYWEQHDLASGQIEEWESDYIDIRRAGFRTMESTLIVGVQDTATPILGADGRLLAVLCVSHILRVGESDDSTRISSTMLDCAQAISSEFGPTMINKSDIETHSVN is encoded by the coding sequence ATGAGTAAAACATTACAAAGAACTGATTCAAGAATATCGTATCGAGTACCTGCTCTGGAGAAGGGGCTTGAGGTCCTGGAGTTGCTGTCCGGGATCTCCCGACCGCTCTCTTTAACAGACATTGCAGACCGTCTGGGACGAACCAAACAGGAACTGTTCCGCGTGATGGCGTGTCTGAATGAGCAGGGGTATTTGATCCGGGATGCCAATCAGGGTTATCGGATGAGTACGAAACTGTTCGAGCTGGGGGCCAAGCATGCCAGCACCGAAGCGCTGATTGCCCGTGCGACTCCGCATATGGAAGCCTTGACGAATGAGCTCAAGGAGTCGTGCCATCTGAATATTGTGGTTCGCAACAAGATGCTGGTGATTGCCCGCGTTGATTGCGATGCTGATGTTTCACTGGCCGTGCGCATCGGTGCCAGCTTCAAATTGCATGAGCGCAACAGCGGCCATGTCGCACTCTCGTTTCTGCCGGAAGAACAGCGTCAGAAATACTGGGAACAGCACGACCTTGCTTCCGGTCAGATTGAGGAGTGGGAGTCGGATTATATCGACATCAGGCGGGCCGGTTTTCGTACGATGGAAAGCACGTTGATTGTCGGCGTCCAGGATACGGCGACGCCGATTCTAGGCGCTGATGGAAGGCTGCTGGCTGTGTTATGCGTCTCTCATATTTTACGTGTTGGCGAGTCTGACGACAGTACCCGGATTTCTTCTACCATGTTGGATTGTGCTCAGGCCATTTCAAGTGAATTCGGGCCGACGATGATTAACAAGTCGGACATTGAAACGCACAGTGTCAACTGA
- a CDS encoding SpoVR family protein has translation MVVTTHRPLPKELSDIQQEMEQHALDYGLDFFKTIFEVLDYEELSMFAAYGGFPVRYPHWRFGAQYDELMKGYSYGLQKIYEMVINTDPCYAYLLSANDITDQKLVIAHVYGHCDFFKNNAWFAHTNRKMLDQMANHATRMNRHIDTHGYETVEMFIDTCLSLESLIDPYAPHIKREAKAERKPETKRQEEETGEASGGRFPAKNYMDRYINPDEVLEAEASQKREKAREMSDQLKFPKERMRDVLYFLIQYAPLEDWQRDVLSIIRDEAYYFAPQGQTKIMNEGWASFWHSTIMTRHGLTDEGLINYADHHSGTMATSPNRLNPYKLGIELLKDIEERWNKGQFGPEYEDCTDMFEKERWDKDLGLGREKIFEVRRIHNDITFIDTFLTPEFCYKNRMFSFAFNDSNKTYEIQSREFEQIKQQLLNSLSNHGRPVIYVQDANYKNRGELYLEHEYMGVELKLDYAQDTLVNLHRIWKRPVNIETVVDDRPTILSYDGKKHHTNSKEKT, from the coding sequence ATGGTAGTAACAACACATCGCCCCTTACCAAAGGAATTAAGCGACATCCAGCAGGAGATGGAGCAGCATGCGCTCGATTATGGACTCGATTTTTTCAAAACGATTTTCGAAGTCCTCGATTATGAAGAGCTCAGCATGTTTGCCGCCTATGGTGGGTTCCCGGTGCGCTATCCGCACTGGAGATTTGGTGCGCAATATGACGAGCTGATGAAAGGCTACTCTTACGGCTTACAGAAAATCTATGAGATGGTGATCAACACCGACCCCTGCTATGCGTATTTATTGAGTGCGAATGATATTACCGATCAGAAACTGGTAATCGCCCACGTTTACGGGCACTGCGACTTTTTCAAGAACAACGCCTGGTTCGCGCATACGAATCGCAAGATGCTGGATCAGATGGCCAATCATGCCACGCGGATGAATCGCCATATTGATACGCACGGCTATGAAACCGTGGAAATGTTTATTGATACCTGCCTCTCGCTGGAGAGCCTGATCGATCCCTACGCGCCGCATATCAAACGGGAAGCAAAAGCAGAGCGCAAGCCTGAGACAAAACGACAGGAAGAAGAGACAGGCGAAGCTTCGGGCGGCCGTTTTCCGGCGAAGAACTACATGGATCGCTACATCAATCCGGATGAAGTACTCGAAGCCGAAGCCAGTCAGAAACGTGAAAAAGCCCGCGAGATGTCGGATCAGCTGAAGTTTCCCAAAGAACGCATGCGAGACGTATTGTACTTTTTGATTCAATATGCCCCCTTGGAAGACTGGCAGCGGGATGTGCTGTCGATCATTCGGGATGAAGCCTACTACTTTGCTCCGCAAGGGCAGACGAAAATCATGAACGAAGGCTGGGCCAGTTTCTGGCATTCCACCATCATGACGCGGCACGGTCTGACGGACGAAGGACTCATTAACTACGCCGACCATCACAGTGGTACGATGGCAACCAGCCCCAATCGGTTGAATCCCTATAAACTGGGAATTGAACTGCTGAAGGATATTGAAGAACGCTGGAATAAAGGACAGTTCGGCCCGGAGTACGAAGACTGTACCGACATGTTCGAAAAAGAACGTTGGGATAAAGATCTTGGATTAGGCAGAGAGAAAATCTTTGAAGTCCGCCGCATTCATAATGACATCACGTTTATCGATACGTTTCTGACGCCCGAGTTCTGTTACAAAAATCGCATGTTTTCCTTCGCGTTTAACGATTCCAATAAAACGTATGAAATACAGTCGCGCGAATTTGAACAGATTAAGCAGCAGTTACTCAACAGCCTCAGTAATCATGGGCGGCCTGTGATTTACGTGCAGGATGCCAACTATAAAAACCGGGGCGAGCTTTATCTCGAACATGAATATATGGGAGTCGAGCTCAAACTGGACTATGCCCAGGATACGCTGGTCAATCTGCATCGTATCTGGAAGCGACCGGTGAATATCGAAACCGTCGTCGATGATCGGCCGACGATCTTGAGCTACGACGGCAAAAAACATCACACGAATTCAAAAGAAAAAACCTAA
- a CDS encoding DUF444 family protein translates to MVRRIDRDQQRFEKIIKGKVRQQLRKYINHGEMIGRKGRETVSIPVPNIEIPHFQHGEKGSGGVGQGEGEVGQPIGRGKSDGDGQGQAGNEKGQHIREVELTLEELADMLGEALELPRIEPKGDDALTSKKDRYTSVSPTGPDSLRHFKRTYKRALKRMIATNNYDPKDPLIIPTKDDERFRSWKTVSEPHTNAAVIYMMDVSGSMTDVQKEIVRTEAFWIDTWLKRQYNGIERRYIVHDAVAHEVDEDTFYRVRESGGTRISSAYRAADHIIKRDFPPSLWNIYCFQFSDGDNWGEDNTECIENLKENIFPICNLFCYGQVRSPYGSGDFIKELRKFEEEFDNLILSEIDDKEAIYGSIKTFLGTGK, encoded by the coding sequence ATGGTACGCAGAATTGATCGTGACCAGCAACGGTTCGAGAAAATTATCAAAGGTAAAGTGCGACAGCAGCTCAGAAAATACATCAATCATGGCGAAATGATTGGTCGTAAAGGACGAGAAACCGTCAGCATTCCCGTACCCAATATCGAGATTCCCCACTTTCAACACGGTGAAAAAGGGAGTGGCGGCGTCGGGCAGGGTGAAGGCGAAGTCGGCCAGCCCATCGGTCGTGGAAAGTCCGATGGCGATGGTCAGGGCCAGGCCGGCAATGAGAAAGGCCAGCACATTCGAGAAGTGGAACTCACCCTCGAAGAACTGGCGGATATGCTCGGCGAAGCACTCGAACTGCCGCGGATTGAGCCCAAGGGAGACGACGCTCTCACATCGAAAAAAGACCGCTATACTTCGGTCAGTCCGACCGGCCCCGATTCGTTGCGGCATTTTAAGCGAACTTACAAACGCGCTCTCAAGCGGATGATTGCGACTAATAATTACGATCCCAAAGATCCGCTGATTATTCCGACCAAAGACGACGAGCGGTTTCGAAGCTGGAAGACGGTTTCTGAACCGCACACGAATGCGGCTGTGATTTACATGATGGATGTTTCCGGGTCGATGACCGACGTCCAGAAAGAAATTGTCCGCACGGAAGCATTCTGGATCGATACCTGGCTCAAGCGTCAATATAACGGGATCGAACGACGTTATATCGTGCACGATGCTGTGGCTCATGAAGTGGATGAAGATACGTTTTACCGCGTTCGTGAGAGCGGGGGAACACGTATCTCATCCGCTTACCGGGCAGCCGACCATATTATTAAACGGGACTTTCCCCCATCACTGTGGAATATTTACTGCTTCCAGTTTTCCGACGGAGATAACTGGGGTGAAGATAACACAGAGTGCATTGAGAATCTCAAAGAAAATATTTTTCCGATCTGTAATCTCTTCTGTTATGGCCAGGTCAGAAGCCCATATGGCTCGGGAGATTTTATCAAGGAACTGCGTAAGTTCGAAGAAGAGTTCGATAATCTGATTTTGTCTGAGATTGACGACAAGGAAGCCATTTACGGTTCGATTAAAACGTTTCTGGGAACCGGAAAATAG
- a CDS encoding PrkA family serine protein kinase, with the protein MENGRSILNQISGQLNSDSFLQEHWQGTFDEYLDLVRADPKVTRTAFQRVYDMIMSYGTYPVEGKKGLIRYRFFDDPVNDGRDGIFGLSKPLMDLVNVFKSAALKYGSERRVLLLHGPVGSSKSTIARLLKQGLERYSRTEEGALYSFGWKEEDGSILWDPMNSEPLQLIPLKHRQEICDYLNEGRDPNKETDYIVEISGEVCPLSRFMFNEKLEKANGDWTKVMDQIVVKRITFSEQDRIGIGTFQPKDEKNQDSTELTGDINYRKIAEFGSESDPRAFNFDGEFNVSNRGLIEFIEVLKLDVAFLYDLLGASQEHKIKPKKFAQTDIDTVIIGHTNEPEYRRLQSNEFMEALRDRTVKIDVPYVTKLSEEIKIYEKDYNTKRVRGKHIAPHTLEIAAMWAVLTRLETPKHHGLTLVQKMNLYNGKSLSGFTTENVEQLRKEAKSEGLFGISPRYVQDKISNALVVNSQSSNLNPFMLLNELEEGLKHHSLIANEDMRDHYRQLITVVKEEYTDIVKNEVQRAIAADEEALTRLCGNYLDNVKAYTQKERVKNKFTGEYEEPDERLMRSIEERIDIPDTRKDDFRREIMNYIGALSMDGKSFDYKTNERLQKALEMKLFEDQKDTIKLTSLVSNVVDAETQEKIDIVKARLIRNYGYDEESATDVLQYVASIFARGDTKKNSDAA; encoded by the coding sequence ATGGAAAATGGTCGATCAATCTTAAATCAAATCTCTGGTCAGCTTAACTCTGACTCGTTTCTACAGGAACATTGGCAGGGGACTTTTGATGAGTACCTCGATCTTGTTCGAGCAGACCCCAAAGTAACGCGAACGGCGTTCCAGCGCGTCTATGACATGATCATGAGCTATGGAACCTATCCCGTCGAAGGCAAAAAGGGACTGATTCGCTATCGCTTCTTCGATGATCCAGTGAATGACGGCCGCGATGGAATCTTCGGGCTCTCGAAACCATTGATGGATCTTGTGAACGTCTTCAAGTCGGCAGCCCTCAAGTACGGCAGCGAACGCCGCGTGTTATTGCTGCACGGCCCCGTTGGGAGTTCCAAAAGTACGATCGCCCGGCTGTTAAAGCAAGGGCTCGAACGCTACTCCCGCACCGAAGAAGGTGCCTTGTATAGTTTCGGCTGGAAGGAAGAAGACGGTTCAATTCTCTGGGACCCGATGAATAGTGAGCCCCTGCAGTTGATTCCGTTGAAACATCGGCAGGAAATTTGCGATTATCTGAACGAGGGACGCGATCCCAATAAAGAAACAGACTATATCGTCGAAATCTCCGGTGAAGTCTGCCCGCTCAGCCGGTTTATGTTCAACGAAAAACTGGAAAAAGCCAACGGCGACTGGACCAAAGTCATGGATCAGATCGTTGTCAAACGCATTACGTTTTCCGAGCAAGATCGAATCGGCATTGGAACATTCCAGCCTAAGGATGAGAAAAACCAGGACTCAACCGAATTAACGGGGGATATTAATTATCGTAAAATTGCCGAGTTCGGGAGCGAAAGCGATCCGCGCGCATTTAACTTTGATGGTGAGTTCAATGTCTCCAACCGGGGACTGATTGAATTTATCGAAGTCCTCAAACTGGATGTGGCGTTTCTGTATGACCTGCTCGGCGCATCTCAGGAACACAAAATCAAACCGAAGAAGTTTGCACAGACTGACATTGATACGGTCATCATCGGCCATACGAATGAGCCGGAATATCGTCGTCTGCAGTCGAATGAATTCATGGAAGCGTTGCGTGACCGTACGGTGAAAATTGATGTGCCTTATGTCACGAAGCTGAGTGAAGAAATCAAAATTTACGAGAAGGATTACAACACCAAACGTGTCCGCGGCAAACACATCGCCCCGCATACGCTGGAAATAGCAGCCATGTGGGCCGTACTGACTCGCCTGGAAACGCCCAAGCATCACGGCTTGACGCTGGTTCAGAAAATGAACCTGTATAACGGCAAATCGCTGTCTGGTTTCACGACAGAGAATGTGGAGCAGCTTCGCAAGGAGGCCAAGTCAGAAGGTCTGTTCGGGATTTCACCCCGTTACGTGCAGGATAAAATTTCGAATGCATTGGTCGTGAATTCGCAAAGCTCCAACTTGAATCCGTTCATGCTGTTGAATGAATTGGAAGAAGGGCTGAAGCATCATTCTCTGATTGCGAATGAAGACATGCGTGATCATTACCGCCAGTTGATTACCGTTGTGAAGGAAGAATATACCGACATCGTGAAGAACGAAGTTCAGCGTGCCATCGCCGCTGATGAAGAAGCACTCACACGACTGTGCGGTAATTATCTGGATAACGTCAAAGCCTACACGCAGAAAGAACGCGTGAAAAACAAGTTTACGGGCGAGTACGAAGAGCCGGATGAACGCTTGATGCGATCGATTGAAGAACGCATCGATATTCCGGATACCCGGAAAGATGATTTCCGCCGTGAGATCATGAATTACATTGGTGCTTTGTCCATGGATGGGAAATCGTTCGATTACAAAACGAATGAACGCTTGCAGAAGGCCCTCGAAATGAAATTGTTCGAGGACCAGAAGGATACGATCAAATTAACCAGTCTGGTATCGAATGTGGTCGATGCGGAAACGCAGGAAAAAATCGATATCGTCAAAGCCCGGTTAATTCGAAATTACGGTTATGACGAAGAATCAGCAACGGACGTTCTGCAGTATGTTGCCAGCATTTTTGCTCGCGGCGATACAAAAAAGAACAGCGACGCTGCCTGA
- a CDS encoding neutral/alkaline non-lysosomal ceramidase N-terminal domain-containing protein — MKAKITMIRALLFCLLGLLFSVQTELKAGDWKVGMARVDITPTKKIWLGGYASRKKPAEGTTHPLWAKALVFEDNQGTRAAIVTTDLIGLTREISDAVGKRVAQKTGITREQILLNSSHTHSSPVVLGCASLAYDLSPVHQKEIEDYAKQLQDNLVKVIVEASQSLSEASLSYGEERATFAINRRGRINPDGPVDHTVPVLRVNDASGNMRAVLFGYACHNTTIALFEYCGDYAGFAQVALEKKYPGTMALFMIGCGGDANPDPRGTLALAEQHGNSLAAAVIRAVDQPLEPIQGPLTVKMQRTDLPFVEPPSKAELLERQGKGDVYSQRLTKYLLNQLEEQGAIATSYPFSVQVITFGDDLTLIGLGGETVIDYSIRLHEELSDRRIWVAGYCNEVFAYVPSERVLKEGGYEGGGAMKYFGFHGPFEPGVEDRVIQLVHSLVAP, encoded by the coding sequence ATGAAAGCGAAGATCACCATGATAAGAGCACTTTTGTTTTGTCTTTTGGGACTCTTATTTTCTGTTCAGACAGAACTGAAAGCGGGTGACTGGAAAGTCGGCATGGCCCGGGTGGATATTACGCCGACAAAGAAAATCTGGCTCGGCGGTTACGCTTCTCGCAAAAAGCCGGCCGAAGGTACAACGCACCCCTTGTGGGCCAAAGCGTTGGTCTTCGAAGACAATCAGGGAACCCGCGCCGCGATAGTCACTACCGACCTGATCGGGTTAACACGGGAGATTTCCGATGCGGTGGGAAAACGCGTCGCTCAGAAAACAGGGATCACTCGCGAACAGATTCTATTGAATTCCTCGCATACCCACAGCAGTCCCGTCGTACTCGGCTGTGCGTCGCTGGCCTATGATTTGAGTCCTGTGCACCAGAAAGAGATTGAGGACTACGCAAAACAACTTCAGGATAATCTGGTCAAGGTCATTGTAGAGGCCAGCCAGTCGCTGTCCGAGGCATCTCTCAGCTACGGCGAGGAACGGGCCACGTTTGCTATCAATCGACGAGGGCGGATCAACCCGGATGGCCCTGTTGATCATACCGTTCCTGTGCTCAGGGTGAATGATGCCTCTGGCAATATGCGAGCAGTCCTGTTCGGCTATGCCTGCCATAATACTACGATCGCGTTGTTCGAATATTGTGGCGACTACGCCGGCTTCGCACAGGTAGCGCTCGAGAAAAAGTACCCGGGAACCATGGCGCTGTTTATGATCGGCTGCGGCGGTGACGCCAATCCCGATCCGCGCGGCACGCTCGCTTTGGCAGAACAGCATGGGAATTCTCTGGCGGCAGCCGTGATACGAGCCGTTGATCAACCGCTGGAACCGATTCAGGGGCCGTTGACCGTCAAAATGCAGCGAACCGATCTGCCGTTTGTGGAACCACCTTCCAAAGCGGAATTGCTGGAACGGCAGGGAAAGGGAGACGTCTATTCTCAGCGGCTGACGAAGTATCTGTTGAATCAACTGGAAGAGCAGGGCGCGATTGCAACCTCATATCCCTTTTCGGTGCAGGTGATCACGTTTGGTGACGATTTGACGTTGATCGGCCTGGGAGGTGAGACGGTGATTGATTATTCCATTCGGCTGCACGAAGAATTATCTGACCGTCGTATCTGGGTCGCCGGCTACTGTAATGAAGTCTTCGCCTATGTCCCCTCCGAACGGGTTCTCAAAGAAGGCGGCTATGAAGGGGGCGGTGCGATGAAGTACTTTGGTTTTCATGGCCCCTTTGAACCAGGCGTGGAAGACCGCGTCATTCAACTCGTGCACTCTCTGGTGGCGCCGTAG